Proteins from one Cicer arietinum cultivar CDC Frontier isolate Library 1 chromosome 3, Cicar.CDCFrontier_v2.0, whole genome shotgun sequence genomic window:
- the LOC113784407 gene encoding uncharacterized protein, with protein MQKLTPWFIGPYQILKRDDNVAYQIALPPSLSNLHSVFHVSQLRNYIFDPSHMIESNKVQIKENLTFETLPLRIEDQKTKELRGKTISLVKVVWGGATGESATWEVQIQMRDSYQELFLSGVSVCLP; from the exons ATGCAAAAGCTTACTCCTTGGTTTATAGGACCTTACCAGATTCTTAAACGTGACGATAACGTGGCATATCAGATCGCGTTACCTCCTTCTCTTTCTAATCTTCATAGTGTTTTTCACGTGTCTCAACTTCGCAATTACATTTTTGATCCCTCACACATGATTGAGTCAAACAAggtccaaataaaagagaatctaaCTTTTGAGACCTTACCGCTACGGATTGAGGACCAAAAGACCAAAGAATTAAGGGGTAAGACGATTTCATTGGTTAAGGTTGTATGGGGAGGTGCTACTGGTGAAAGTGCTACGTGGGAAGTCCAAATCCAGATGCGCGATTCTTATCAAGAACTGTTTCTGTCAG gtGTGTCTGTATGTTTGCCTTAG